One Alkalidesulfovibrio alkalitolerans DSM 16529 genomic region harbors:
- a CDS encoding gamma-glutamylcyclotransferase, whose product MPPIDRLEGFRPGGHSMYQRVMVAVLCGRTSIPAWTYWMPCPPSAERVASGQWLRP is encoded by the coding sequence ATGCCGCCCATCGACCGGCTGGAAGGCTTTCGGCCCGGCGGGCACAGCATGTACCAGCGGGTAATGGTGGCGGTGCTATGCGGGCGCACCTCGATTCCCGCCTGGACCTATTGGATGCCATGCCCGCCTTCCGCGGAAAGAGTCGCCAGTGGCCAGTGGTTACGCCCGTGA